Part of the Desulfonatronum thioautotrophicum genome, ATCAGAATATCAATGTCGTACATACTGCACAGTCACGGGCCGCCTTGAATGTGGCTTCTGATCTCCTCTCTTTTACCATCCTGAGGTCTTCCATGGATCACGCCTCTGTACCTTCAAGCATCACTCCCTTCCGACCTCCTTTCGATTTCCAAGACTTTTTCAACAACGCTCCCATAGGTATTTTCACGTCTTCCCCCGAAGGGTGCTATATTTCGGTCAACCTGGCATTGGCCAAGATGTTCGGCTATGATTCGCCAGATAAACTGATTGAATCGGTTACGGACATCGCAACGCAGGTGTATGCCGACCCAAAAGACAGGAGGAAATTAATCCGATTGCTTGAAGAGCATGATGAGGTGGCCAGCCAAGAATGCCAGTTTCGCCGCCAGGACGGGACAGTATTCTGGGGGGCTACAAGCGTTCGCACAGTCAGGGATAATGCCGGCAAAATCGTTGCCTATCAAGGCTTTACCATGGAACTCAGCGCCCGAGGGCAGACGCGACAGATCAATGAGGAACAACAAAAAGCGAATTATGTTCATCATGAATTAAAAACACTTCTGGATATGGTTCCGGCCATGATTTGGAAAAAGGATTGTGAAGGCAAGTATGTAATGGCAAATAAGGCGTTTTGCTCAGTGGTCGGACGTGATGAACGTGATGTTATAGGCAAAACAGATCACGATATCCATCCTCCGGATATTGCGGACTTCTTTATCCAAGACGACCAGGCTGTCATTGCCAGTTGCCGATCCAAGACGGGCATTGTTGAGCGTCACCAGAAAGCAAATGGAGCACGAGGTTGGAGCCTGACGGAAAAATATCCGGTATTTAACGTCAATGGGGAGTTATCGGGAACAATCGGCTTTGCACTGGATATCACCCAACTGAAACAGACGGAAGAGACGCTTCAGGAAGAGATCGTTCGACGCCGCATTTTGATTGACCAGTCCAGGGATGGGATCGTGATTTTGAACGAAGATGGAAGCGTTTATGAAGCCAACAAGAGATTCGCTGAAATGATCGGCTACTCCCAGGAAGAAGTCCTTCATCTCCATTTATGGGATTGGGAAGCTCTGGTTGATCGCGAGAGACTTCAAGAATTGTTGCGTACTATTGATGAGCAAGGAGACCACTTCGAAACACGTCACAGAAGAAATGACGGAACATTCTATGAAGTTGAAATCAGCACCAACGGGGCCGTGATCCGCGGAAGGAAGCTTGTATTCTGCGTTTGCCGGGACATCACGGAACGCAAACGGGCCGAGGAAGCTCTTGTTCATTCTCGCAACCTTTTGAGTTATATTGTAGAACACATGCGTGGCGCAGTTGCGGTCCATGACCGCGACCTGAGGTATGTTTATGTGAGCCAGCGTTATCTTCAA contains:
- a CDS encoding PAS domain-containing protein, whose amino-acid sequence is MDHASVPSSITPFRPPFDFQDFFNNAPIGIFTSSPEGCYISVNLALAKMFGYDSPDKLIESVTDIATQVYADPKDRRKLIRLLEEHDEVASQECQFRRQDGTVFWGATSVRTVRDNAGKIVAYQGFTMELSARGQTRQINEEQQKANYVHHELKTLLDMVPAMIWKKDCEGKYVMANKAFCSVVGRDERDVIGKTDHDIHPPDIADFFIQDDQAVIASCRSKTGIVERHQKANGARGWSLTEKYPVFNVNGELSGTIGFALDITQLKQTEETLQEEIVRRRILIDQSRDGIVILNEDGSVYEANKRFAEMIGYSQEEVLHLHLWDWEALVDRERLQELLRTIDEQGDHFETRHRRNDGTFYEVEISTNGAVIRGRKLVFCVCRDITERKRAEEALVHSRNLLSYIVEHMRGAVAVHDRDLRYVYVSQRYLQDFNVQNQNVIGRHHYEVFPDLPQKWREVHQKALAGEILSAEDDPYYRVDGSAEWTRWECRPWYEQNGLVGGIIVYTEVITDRKKAELALLQ